From a single Carassius carassius chromosome 8, fCarCar2.1, whole genome shotgun sequence genomic region:
- the LOC132144767 gene encoding zinc finger BED domain-containing protein 4-like, with protein MLNRLVEQRWPVTAVLSDPSITKKGNRTLDLTGDQWKLAQETSELLGPLLTLTELLSQEANLSLSATVPMLFNLKKRHLSPEEDDSPAIREMKNTLVKEIDSRWELLNLEPTSIYLLSSALDVRFKHLKFLEDEKKDLVYIEVVRLAEHLHQQQIVRKGEELSASHGEEETDAPPPPAKKKQQEISMLMQADDEEEEERGDSAKTEMEQYLRDATKLQSGPLAWWKQNSDRYPKLAFAAKHLLCVPATSTPSERIFSKAGYIVNKTRSSLLPENVDKLIFLAHNMKRV; from the exons ATGCTTAACCGACTGGTGGAGCAGCGATGGCCAGTGACAGCTGTTTTGTCAGATCCCAGCATCACTAAGAAAGGAAATCGCACCCTTGACTTGACAGGAGACCAGTGGAAACTGGCACAAGAGACATCAGAATTACTTGGGCCCCTGCTCACACTCACAGAACTACTATCACAGGAGGCAAACTTGTCGTTGTCGGCAACAGTGCCAATGCTCTTTAACCTGAAGAAACGCCACCTGTCACCAGAAGAGGATGACAGCCCTGCCATCAGAGAAATGAAGAATACCCTTGTCAAGGAGATCGACAGCAGATGGGAACTGTTAAATTTGGAACCCACCAGCATCTATCTCCTTTCTTCAGCACTAGACGTGAGATTTAAGCACCTTAAATTCCTTGAGGATGAGAAGAAGGACCTGGTATACATTGAG GTTGTCAGACTAGCTGAACATCTGCATCAGCAACAGATCGTTCGCAAGGGAGAAGAGCTGTCAGCAAGCCACGGAGAAGAGGAGACGGATGCGCCACCACCACCcgccaaaaaaaaacagcaggagaTTTCAATGCTGATGCAGGCTGATGACGAAGAGGAAGAAGAACGCGGAGACAGCGCAAAGACAGAGATGGAGCAGTATTTGAGAGATGCTACTAAATTACAGTCGGGCCCACTGGCATGGTGGAAGCAAAACAGTGACCGCTACCCTAAACTGGCATTTGCAGCCAAACACCTTCTTTGCGTTCCGGCCACTTCAACTCCATCAGAGCGCATTTTCTCAAAAGCTGGCTACATCGTCAACAAGACCCGAAGTTCCCTTTTACCAGAAAATGTGGACAAACTCATCTTCCTCGCACACAACATGAAACGAGTATAG